In Leifsonia sp. ZF2019, a genomic segment contains:
- a CDS encoding hydroxyacid dehydrogenase, with product MSDGVPADAAASTSRPVLLVAVPVARRAEFFDAGDAGRLADAAARLGGELVFAESLADAAAEVDLAAVRVLVVSWGVPALDAARLDTLPRLELVAHCGASIRPFATPELFRRGVLVTQAGAAMARSVAEVSLAFTLALLHRIPRFDHALHAGSEWTEAEAAPPQHELLDAPIGVVGASRTGRAYLELLVALGARPLLADPTVDAAEARRLGAALVPLDVLLANSRIVALHAPSLPETHRMIGARELALMPTGAGLVNTARSWLVDEDALLAELGSGRIDAALDVFDDEPLPVDSPFRALPNALLVPHKAAGTREGRLRQGAVVVSEVARHAAGRPLEHVVTEQDLERMA from the coding sequence ATGAGCGACGGCGTGCCGGCGGACGCCGCCGCATCGACGAGCCGGCCGGTGCTGCTGGTGGCCGTGCCCGTCGCCCGGCGCGCGGAGTTCTTCGACGCGGGGGACGCCGGGCGCCTGGCGGACGCGGCGGCACGCCTCGGCGGGGAGCTCGTCTTCGCGGAGTCGCTGGCCGACGCGGCGGCGGAGGTCGACCTCGCGGCGGTCCGCGTGCTGGTCGTCTCCTGGGGCGTTCCCGCGCTGGACGCCGCCCGGCTCGACACGCTGCCCCGCCTGGAGCTGGTCGCCCACTGCGGCGCGAGCATCCGCCCGTTCGCCACGCCGGAGCTGTTCCGGCGCGGCGTGCTCGTCACACAGGCGGGCGCCGCGATGGCGCGGTCGGTCGCGGAGGTCTCGCTGGCCTTCACGCTCGCCCTGCTGCACCGCATTCCACGCTTCGACCACGCGCTCCACGCGGGCTCGGAGTGGACGGAGGCCGAGGCGGCGCCGCCGCAGCACGAGCTCTTGGACGCGCCGATCGGCGTGGTGGGCGCCTCACGCACCGGCCGGGCGTACCTGGAGCTGCTCGTCGCGCTCGGCGCACGCCCGCTCCTGGCCGATCCCACGGTGGACGCAGCGGAGGCGCGCCGGCTCGGCGCCGCGCTCGTCCCGCTGGACGTGCTGCTCGCCAACAGCCGCATCGTCGCCCTCCACGCACCGAGCCTCCCGGAGACGCACCGGATGATCGGCGCCCGCGAGCTCGCCCTCATGCCGACGGGCGCGGGACTGGTGAACACGGCGCGCTCGTGGCTGGTCGATGAGGACGCCCTCCTCGCCGAGCTGGGCAGCGGCCGCATCGACGCCGCCCTCGACGTCTTCGACGACGAGCCGCTGCCGGTCGACAGCCCCTTCCGGGCTCTGCCGAACGCGCTCCTGGTGCCGCACAAGGCGGCCGGGACCCGGGAGGGCCGGCTGCGGCAGGGGGCGGTGGTCGTCTCCGAGGTGGCCCGCCATGCGGCAGGGCGGCCGCTTGAGCATGT